Proteins from one Candidatus Scalindua japonica genomic window:
- a CDS encoding CPBP family intramembrane glutamic endopeptidase, whose translation MELSRGDKHWSLRDIFKVFLFYLLMMFAGIPVFLYIVKQISGLDLVERFGQNTVFLSLSLVVNILTCLYIFNIVRTGYGLPVVSLGLTIRDWKSDVKTGLKHYLIILPVILASGFIVDFVLRAFGIDPEQQNIINNLLREDSSGVLAFMVFFGMFAAPIVEEILFRGFMQSAVRIIYDKRQTIFISGFVFALIHWNAHVFLQIFILGLLLAYLYEKTGTLVASITVHVCHNTTTLVFLISFKYFLKSHV comes from the coding sequence TTGGAACTTTCACGTGGTGATAAACATTGGAGTTTAAGGGATATATTTAAGGTTTTCCTGTTTTATTTACTTATGATGTTTGCGGGGATCCCTGTTTTTTTATATATAGTAAAGCAAATTTCCGGATTAGATTTAGTAGAGAGATTTGGACAGAATACGGTTTTTCTCAGTTTGTCGCTGGTAGTAAATATTTTAACCTGCCTTTATATTTTTAATATTGTCCGAACAGGATATGGTTTGCCTGTAGTATCATTGGGCTTAACTATTCGTGACTGGAAAAGTGATGTTAAAACCGGCCTGAAACATTACCTGATCATTCTTCCTGTTATACTTGCATCTGGCTTTATAGTAGATTTTGTCTTGAGAGCGTTTGGTATAGACCCTGAGCAGCAAAATATTATTAATAATCTTCTCAGAGAGGACTCTTCCGGGGTCCTTGCTTTCATGGTTTTCTTTGGGATGTTCGCCGCACCGATTGTAGAGGAAATTCTTTTTAGAGGATTCATGCAATCTGCCGTAAGGATTATTTACGACAAGAGGCAAACTATCTTTATCAGTGGATTTGTGTTTGCATTAATACATTGGAATGCCCATGTATTTTTACAAATATTTATTTTAGGACTTTTGTTAGCGTATTTATATGAAAAAACCGGGACGTTAGTAGCCTCAATAACCGTTCATGTTTGTCATAATACTACTACATTGGTTTTTTTAATTTCTTTTAAATATTTTTTGAAAAGTCATGTTTAA
- a CDS encoding glycine cleavage system protein H, with translation MKKAKIKYAPEHNWIELKRKVVTIGITDYLTDALGDLIDLCLPKVGEEVIYGISYGEIESINTLHDLIAPLSGEIVKVNTDLSTSLKTLQKDPYGDGWFIKVRLAEDDNLDSLMDEDEYEDYIKNIKKQVKEAGKKKKKVEAKKEEEKKAEKKTVKKTVEKVTTKKKAAAKSKKR, from the coding sequence ATGAAAAAAGCAAAAATTAAATATGCTCCGGAACATAACTGGATTGAGTTAAAAAGGAAAGTAGTAACAATTGGAATAACTGATTATCTTACTGACGCGCTGGGAGATCTCATAGACCTTTGTCTGCCAAAAGTCGGAGAAGAAGTTATTTATGGTATTTCATATGGTGAAATCGAATCCATAAATACCCTGCATGACTTAATAGCGCCACTAAGTGGTGAAATTGTGAAGGTAAACACCGATTTGTCTACCAGTTTAAAAACTTTGCAGAAAGATCCCTATGGAGATGGCTGGTTCATTAAGGTCCGGTTGGCTGAAGATGATAACCTTGATTCCCTGATGGATGAAGATGAATATGAGGATTACATAAAAAATATTAAGAAACAGGTAAAAGAAGCAGGAAAAAAGAAGAAAAAAGTAGAGGCAAAAAAAGAAGAAGAGAAAAAGGCGGAGAAGAAGACGGTAAAAAAGACAGTAGAAAAGGTAACAACAAAGAAGAAGGCAGCGGCTAAAAGCAAGAAACGGTAA